Proteins encoded within one genomic window of Cyprinus carpio isolate SPL01 chromosome B22, ASM1834038v1, whole genome shotgun sequence:
- the LOC109063432 gene encoding LOW QUALITY PROTEIN: NACHT, LRR and PYD domains-containing protein 3-like (The sequence of the model RefSeq protein was modified relative to this genomic sequence to represent the inferred CDS: inserted 2 bases in 1 codon) produces MASRMNLSEEHDTQIKTVKSLWQNESPEPSCVSMKSDTSMDHPPIGFSLGDTSADLSQKHKGPESHAAKKNLDSIFKELEHKIISVMKSELKSFKRLLSPDYPECSERDRYDDEGHSRVREGLLKITLLILKKMNQTDLANTLQTKLMPVYQQKLRSRLQDKYQRINEGLSNHGDSTHLNEIYTELYITEGGSGEVNNEHEVRQIETVSRRPETQETPINCNDIFKPXTGQDKPIRTVLTKGVAGIGKTVSVQKFILDWTEGKANQDVHFIFPLPFRELNLIQKHLSLVDLLNHLHTETKELNSADYEDYKVMFIFDGLDECRLSLDFQNNQSLSDVTEPASVDVLLTNLIKGNLLPSALLWITSRPAAANQIPPECVHQVTEVRGFNDPQKEEYFRKRINDPSLADRIVTHIRSSRSLFIMCHIPVFCWISAAVLERMMGKAESAEIPKTLTQMFTHFLIFQTKLKTQKYDGKYEISPDQARKTILSLGKLAFEQLEKGNLIFYETDLKESGIDVREVSVYSGVCTQIFREEFGLQLGKVFSFVHLSIQEFLAALFKLLSFSEQNTGLKNLFRSPMSSLLKREVDKALQSENGCWDLFLRFLLGLSLESNQTLLQGLLRKTVSSSDINQETAAYIKQKIRENPSPEKSINLFHCLNELNDRSLEQEVQAYLNSTDDYRLSGVSLSAVQWSALVFVLLNSEEDLDEFNLSKYDRSEECLLRLLPVIKASRKIDLSSCYITQKGCAALISALRSNPSHLTELDLSYNTPGDSGAKLLSALLEDPFCKLKKLRLWDCSIGEEGWSALISALRSNPSHLTELNLSRNEPGDPGVKLLSALLADPHCKLKKLWLSYCSIGEEGCAALISALRSNPSHLTELYLIGNTPGDSGVKLRSALLKNPHCKLKKLLI; encoded by the exons ATGGCCTCCAGAATGAATCTCTCTGAAGAACATGACACACAGATAAAGACAGTCAAGAG TCTGTGGCAGAATGAATCTCCTGaacccagctgtgtgtccatgaagagtgACACGTCAATGGATCATCCTCCAATTGGATTCAGTTTGGGAGACACATCTGCTGATCtgag TCAAAAACATAAAGGACCAGAATCACATGCAGCAAAGAAGAACTTAGACTCCATTTTCAAG GagcttgagcacaaaatcatctCTGTGATGAAGAGTGAGTTAAAAAGCTTTAAGAGACTACTGAGTCCAGATTACCCAGAATGCTCTGAAAGAGACCGTTATGATGATGAGGGTCACAGCAGAGTCAGAGAGGGGCTTCTGAAGATCACACTGCTCATCCTGAAgaagatgaaccagacagaccTCGCTAACACACTACAGACCA AACTGATGCCTGTGTATCAACAAAAACTCAGATCCAGACTACAGGATAAATATCAGAGAATCAATGAAGGACTGTCCAATCATGGAGACTCAACACATCtaaatgagatctacacagagctctacatcacagagggAGGCAGTGGAGAGGTCAATAAtgaacatgaggtgagacagattgagacagTGTCCAGGAGACCAGAGACACAGGAGACACCAATCAACTGCAATGACATATTTAAACC CACCGGACAAGACAaacccatcagaactgtgctgactaAAGGAGtcgctggaattggaaaaacagtctctgtgcagaagttcattctggactggactgaaggaaaagccaatcaggacgttcattttatatttccacttcctttcagggAGCTGAACTTGATACAGAAACATCTCAGTCTTGTGGATCTTCTAAACCACCTTCACACAGAAACCAAAGAATTAAATTCAGCAGATTATGAGGACTACAAAGTCATGTTCAtatttgatggtctggatgagtgtcgACTGAGTCTAGATTTCCAAAACAATCAGAGCTTGTCTGATGTGACAGAACCAGCTTCAGTGGATGTGCTGCTGACCAACCTCATCAAGGGGAACCTACTTCCTTCTGCTCTCCTCTGGATCACCTctcgaccagcagcagccaatcagatccctccTGAGTGTGTCCACCAGGTCACAGAGGTACGAGGATTCAACgaccctcagaaggaggaatatttcaggaagagaataaATGATCCGAGTCTGGCTGATAGAATCGTCACACACATCCGATCATCAAGAAGTCTGTTCATCATGtgtcacatcccagtcttctgctggatttcagccgcTGTTCTGGAGAGGATGATGGGTAAAGCAGAGAGTGCAGAGATCCCCAAGACTCTCACACAGATGTTCACACACTTCCTGATCTTTCAGACCAAACTGAAGACACAGAAGTATGATGGGAAATATGAAATCAGTCCTGATCAGGCTAGAAAGACTATTCTGTCTCTAGGAAAACTGGCCTTTGAACAGCTGGAAAAAGGgaacctgatcttctatgagaCGGACCTGAAAGAGAGCGGCATTGATGTCAGAGAAGTGTCCGTGTACTCAGGAGTTTGTAcccagatcttcagagaggagtttggACTGCAGCTGGGGAAGGTGTTcagctttgttcatctgagtATTCAGGAGTTTCTTGCTGCTTTATTCAAGCTGCTGTCCTTTTCTGAACAAAACACAGGACTGAAGAATTTGTTCAGGTCACCAATGAGCAGTTTACTGAAGAGAGAAGTGGACAAGGCCTTACAGAGTGAGAACGGATGCTGGGATCTTTTCCTCCGGTTCCTTCTCGGTCTCTCACTAGAGTCTAATCAGACTCTCTTACAAGGCCTCCTGAGAAAGACAGTAAGCAGCTCTGATATCAATCAGGAAACAGCTGCATACATCAAACAGAAGATCAGGGAGAATCCctctccagagaaatccatcaatctgttccactgtctgaatgaactgaatgatcgTTCACTAGAGCAGGAAGTACAAGCATACCTGAACAGTACAGATGATTATCGTCTCTCTGGAGTCTCTCTGTCTGCTGTTCAGTGGTCGGCTCTGGTGTTTGTGCTGTTGAACTCAGAAGAAGATCTGGATGAGTTTAATCTGAGTAAATATGATCGATCAGAAGAATGTCTTCTGAGGCTGCTGCCAGTGATCAAAGCATCTAGAAAGATTGA TCTCTCCAGCTGTTATATTACACAGAaaggctgtgctgctctgatttcagctctgagatcaaacccctcacacctgacagaactggatctgagcTATAATACACCAGGAGACTCAGGAGCgaagctgctctctgctctacTGGAGGATCCATTCTGTAAACTGAAGAAACTACG GCTGTGGGACTGCAGTATTGGAGAGGAAGGCTGGtctgctctgatttcagctctgagatcaaacccctcacacctgacagaactgaatctgagCCGTAATGAACCAGGAGAcccaggagtgaagctgctctctgcgCTACTGGCggatccacactgtaaactgaagaaactatg GCTGAGTTACTGCAGTATTGGAGAGGaaggctgtgctgctctgatttcagctctgagatcaaacccctcacacctgacagaactgtATCTGATTGGTAATACaccaggagactcaggagtgaagctgcgcTCTGCTCTACTGAAGAatccacactgtaaactgaagaAACTACT TATTTGA
- the LOC109064057 gene encoding LOW QUALITY PROTEIN: NLR family CARD domain-containing protein 3-like (The sequence of the model RefSeq protein was modified relative to this genomic sequence to represent the inferred CDS: inserted 1 base in 1 codon), giving the protein MASRMNLSEEHNTQIKTVKSLWQNESPEPSCVSMKSDRSMDPPIKFSSGDTSAHLSQKHKGLQSHTAKKNLDSIFKEIEHKIMSELKRFKRLLSPDYPECSERDRYDDEGHSRVREGLLKITLLILRKMNQTDLANTLQTKLMPVYQQKLRSRLQDKYQRISEGLSNHGDSTRLNEIYTELYIIEGGSGEVNNEHEVRQIETVSRRPETQETPINCNDIFKPSPGQDKPIRTVLTKGVAGIGKTVSVQKFILDWTEGKANQDVHFIFPLPFRELNLIQKHLSLVDLLNHLHTETKEFNSADYEDYKVMFIFDGLDECRLRLDFQNNQSLSDVTESASVDVLLTNLIEXLPSALLWITSRPAAANQIPPECVHQLTEVRGFNDPQKEEYFRKRINDPSLADRIVTHIRSSRSLFIMCHIPVFCWISAAVLERMMGKAESAEIPKTLTQMFTHFLIFQTKLKTQKYDGKYEINPDQARKTILSLGKLAFEQLEKGNLIFYEKDLKESGIDVREVSVYSGVCTQIFREESGLQLGKVFSFVHLSVQEFLAALFKLLSFSEQNTGLMNEFRSPMSSLLKKEVDKALQSENGHWDLFLRFLLGLSLESNQTLLQGLLRKTVSSSDINQKTAAYIKQKIRENPSPEKSINLFHCLNELNDRSLEQEVQTYLSRTDYYRLSGVSLSAAQWSTLVFVLLNTEEELDEFKLRKYDRSEECLLRLLPVIKTSRKIDLSCCGITQKGCAALISALRSNPSHLTELNLNFNTPGDSGVKLLSALLEDPHCKLKKLR; this is encoded by the exons ATGGCCTCCAGAATGAATCTCTCTGAAGAACATAACACACAGATAAAGACAGTCAAGAG TCTGTGGCAGAATGAATCTCCTGaacccagctgtgtgtccatgaagagtgACCGGTCAATGGATCCTCCAATTAAGTTCAGCTCGGGAGACACATCTGCTCatctgag TCAAAAACATAAAGGACTGCAATCACATACAGCAAAGAAGAACTTAGACTCCATTTTTAAg GAGATTGAGCACAAAATCATGTCTGAGTTAAAACGCTTTAAGAGACTACTGAGTCCAGATTACCCAGAATGCTCTGAAAGAGACCGTTATGATGATGAGGGTCATAGCAGAGTCAGAGAGGGTCTTCTGAAGATCACACTGCTCATCCTGaggaagatgaaccagacagaccTCGCTAACACACTACAGACCA AACTGATGCCTGTGTATCAACAAAAACTCAGATCCAGACTACAGGATAAATATCAGAGAATCAGTGAAGGACTGTCCAATCATGGAGACTCAACACgtctgaatgagatctacacagagctctacatcatagagggaggCAGTGGAGAGGTCAATAAtgaacatgaggtgagacagattgagacagTGTCCAGGAGACCAGAGACACAGGAGACACCAATCAACTGCAATGACATATTTAAACCCTCACCTGGACAAGACAaacccatcagaactgtgctgactaAAGGAGtcgctggaattggaaaaacagtctctgtgcagaagttcattctggactggactgaaggaaaagccaatcaggacgttcatttcatatttccacttcctttcagggAGCTGAACTTGATACAGAAACATCTCAGTCTTGTGGATCTTCTAAACCACCTTCACACAGAAACCAAAGAATTTAATTCAGCAGATTATGAGGACTACAAAGTCATGTTCAtatttgatggtctggatgagtgtcgACTGCGTCTAGATTTCCAAAACAATCAGAGCTTGTCTGATGTGACAGAATCAGCTTCAGTGGATGTGCTGCTGACCAACCTCATCG CCCTTCCTTCTGCTCTCCTCTGGATCACCTctcgaccagcagcagccaatcagatccctccTGAGTGTGTCCACCAGCTCACAGAGGTACGAGGATTCAACgaccctcagaaggaggaatatttcaggaagagaataaATGATCCGAGTCTGGCTGATAGAATCGTCACACACATCCGATCATCAAGAAGTCTGTTCATCATGtgtcacatcccagtcttctgctggatttcagccgcTGTTCTGGAGAGGATGATGGGTAAAGCAGAGAGTGCAGAGATCCCCAAGACTCTCACACAGATGTTCACACACTTCCTGATCTTTCAGACCAAACTGAAGACACAGAAGTATGATGGGAAATATGAAATCAATCCTGATCAGGCTAGAAAGACTATTCTGTCTCTAGGAAAACTGGCTTTTGAACAGCTGGAAAAAGGgaacctgatcttctatgagaAGGACCTGAAAGAGAGCGGCATTGATGTCAGAGAAGTGTCCGTGTACTCAGGAGTTTGTAcccagatcttcagagaggagtctGGACTGCAGCTGGGGAAGGTGTTcagctttgttcatctgagtGTTCAGGAGTTTCTTGCTGCTTTATTCAAGCTGCTGTCCTTTTCTGAACAAAACACAGGACTGATGAATGAGTTCAGGTCACCAATGAGCAGTTTACTAAAGAAAGAAGTGGACAAGGCCTTACAGAGTGAGAACGGACACTGGGATCTTTTCCTCCGGTTCCTTCTAGGTCTCTCACTAGAGTCTAATCAGACTCTCTTACAAGGCCTCCTGAGAAAGACAGTAAGCAGCTCTGATATCAATCAGAAAACAGCTGCATACATCAAACAGAAGATCAGGGAGAATCCctctccagagaaatccatcaatctgttccactgtctgaatgaactgaatgatcgTTCACTAGAGCAGGAAGTACAAACATACCTGAGCAGAACAGATTATTATCGTCTCTCTGGAGTCTCTCTGTCTGCTGCTCAGTGGTCGACTCTGGTGTTTGTGctgttgaacacagaagaagagctGGATGAGTTTAAACTGAGGAAATATGATCGATCAGAAGAATGTCTTCTGAGGCTGCTGCCAGTGATCAAAACATCTAGAAAGATTGA TCTCTCCTGCTGTGGTATTACACAGAaaggctgtgctgctctgatttcagctctgagatcaaacccgtcacacctgacagaactgaatCTGAACTTTAATACaccaggagactcaggagtgaagctgctctctgctctactggaggatccacactgtaaactgaagaAACTACGGTGA